From the Streptomyces syringium genome, one window contains:
- a CDS encoding proline iminopeptidase-family hydrolase has product MSEKTAGAMCDVPGGRIWYEILNADAPGTPVVTVHGGPGTPHDYLRPLADLLPDHPVVVYDQLGCGRSAGPTDPGLWRLERFVDELDALLGALGLERFHLLAHSFGTMIACDFVLRGGPRRPDRLVLLSPVLNIRKYEDDMRQLLFRLPAETAQALSDGLRTERYDTPAFAEAAIVFAERHMCRTDWPDVLMDATLGTAAHVRDAMWGRTEFQLTGDLRTYAPAGQLAGLGPGTLLVVGEHDFVPPRACQAYARAIPGAEAVIIPDASHMPHLEEPKLFAGELLARIGDFAGQK; this is encoded by the coding sequence GTGAGTGAGAAGACGGCCGGCGCGATGTGCGACGTCCCCGGCGGCAGGATCTGGTACGAGATACTCAACGCCGATGCCCCCGGCACCCCGGTGGTGACCGTCCACGGCGGCCCCGGCACCCCGCACGACTATCTGCGTCCGCTGGCGGACCTGCTGCCGGACCATCCCGTCGTCGTGTACGACCAGCTGGGCTGCGGCCGCTCCGCGGGCCCCACGGACCCCGGCCTGTGGCGCCTGGAGCGCTTCGTCGACGAACTCGACGCACTGCTGGGCGCCCTGGGCCTGGAGCGTTTCCATCTGCTCGCCCACTCCTTCGGCACGATGATCGCCTGTGACTTCGTCCTGCGCGGCGGTCCGCGCCGCCCCGACCGGCTGGTCCTCCTCTCGCCGGTGCTGAACATCCGCAAGTACGAGGACGACATGCGGCAGCTGCTCTTCAGGCTCCCGGCGGAAACGGCCCAGGCACTCAGCGACGGCCTGCGGACGGAGCGGTACGACACACCCGCCTTCGCGGAGGCGGCGATCGTCTTCGCCGAGCGGCACATGTGCCGCACCGACTGGCCGGACGTGCTGATGGACGCCACCCTCGGCACCGCGGCGCACGTGCGGGACGCCATGTGGGGCCGCACGGAGTTCCAGCTGACGGGCGATCTGCGGACGTACGCGCCTGCCGGGCAGCTGGCCGGGCTGGGGCCCGGCACCCTGCTCGTCGTCGGGGAGCACGACTTCGTGCCGCCGCGGGCCTGCCAGGCGTACGCGCGGGCCATCCCCGGCGCGGAGGCCGTGATCATCCCGGACGCGTCGCACATGCCGCATCTGGAGGAGCCGAAGCTGTTCGCCGGGGAACTCCTGGCCCGCATCGGTGACTTCGCAGGTCAAAAATGA
- a CDS encoding MFS transporter: MNKHRFLPALLVITLIGTIMELDMSVPSFPDIAEALDTSGSSVQLTITYNFFGYCLGALAYGPLSDRFGRRKVMLIGNTIMLIGALGCAVAPSIEFLLASRLVQGVGASTSVVLVFVIIGDVYRGNQLFKMFGLTNAAMSAFMTAAPALGGLINRAIGWRGNYATVFAITLASLLLMMFFLPETKGELEKVSVKKVAGDYRKLLSSKEFIAASLVPSLLFAAYMVFIAASSFLYTDTFGLSTVEFAGHLLIVVASFAVASLLASKVVTLLGGPERTVVCSIAVTVAGIALFLAFGEGAWATTGPIAVFCIGFATVYPVVFGRSMAVFPELQGAASSLTMSGRALLVTLLTGIASSLFTGDSIVTAGVMAAAVAVAASLAFLKPKPAPDGVAAEAVAETG; encoded by the coding sequence ATGAACAAACACAGATTTCTGCCTGCCCTGCTCGTCATCACCCTCATCGGCACGATCATGGAACTCGACATGTCCGTGCCGAGCTTCCCGGACATCGCCGAGGCCCTCGACACCTCCGGGTCCTCGGTACAGCTGACGATCACGTACAACTTCTTCGGCTACTGCCTGGGCGCCCTGGCCTACGGCCCCTTGTCGGACCGGTTCGGCCGGCGCAAGGTCATGCTGATCGGCAACACGATCATGCTCATCGGCGCACTGGGCTGCGCGGTGGCACCGAGCATCGAGTTCCTGCTCGCGTCCCGGCTCGTCCAGGGCGTGGGGGCGAGCACGTCGGTGGTCCTGGTCTTCGTCATCATCGGCGATGTCTACCGGGGCAACCAACTGTTCAAGATGTTCGGGCTCACCAATGCCGCGATGTCCGCCTTCATGACGGCGGCACCGGCGCTGGGCGGTCTGATCAACCGGGCGATCGGCTGGCGCGGCAACTACGCGACGGTATTCGCCATCACCCTGGCGTCGCTGCTGCTGATGATGTTCTTCCTGCCCGAGACGAAGGGCGAGCTGGAGAAGGTCAGCGTCAAGAAGGTCGCCGGCGACTACCGCAAGCTCCTGTCGAGCAAGGAATTCATCGCGGCGTCGCTCGTCCCCAGCCTGCTGTTCGCCGCGTACATGGTCTTCATCGCGGCCAGCTCCTTCCTCTACACGGACACCTTCGGCCTGTCCACCGTGGAGTTCGCCGGTCATCTGCTGATCGTCGTGGCCTCCTTCGCCGTGGCGAGCCTCCTCGCCTCGAAGGTCGTCACCCTGCTGGGCGGTCCCGAGCGCACCGTGGTCTGCAGTATCGCCGTCACGGTCGCCGGCATCGCCCTGTTCCTGGCGTTCGGTGAGGGCGCCTGGGCGACCACCGGCCCGATCGCCGTCTTCTGCATCGGCTTCGCCACGGTCTACCCGGTCGTCTTCGGGCGCTCCATGGCCGTCTTCCCCGAGCTCCAGGGCGCGGCTTCCTCGCTCACCATGAGCGGACGGGCGCTGCTCGTCACGCTGCTCACGGGCATCGCCAGCAGCCTGTTCACCGGCGACTCCATCGTGACCGCCGGGGTGATGGCCGCCGCCGTGGCCGTCGCCGCGTCCCTGGCCTTCCTCAAGCCCAAGCCGGCCCCGGACGGGGTGGCGGCCGAAGCGGTCGCCGAAACCGGCTGA